CCCTGGTTTACAAGACCAGTGCTCTAACCCCTGAGCTATGGAGCCACCATTGAGAGCTCCTATCCCATAGAATCTGCAGACGCTGCCCTGATTTGGGGgttttcttctgatttattttgttttttatgccTAAAATTGAGCCTTCAAATCGCGTCCTCTGCCCCAAACCTCCCTTTCCCACTGTCTGAGCTGCTGAGATATAGGAGGAAAAGAGCAGCTGGAAGGAAACCTGCACGCTCCAAAATCACCCCCGTATTTTGGGACATATGGGGTAAAATACAGCAGgcgcagctctgtgctgctgctggaacagcACATTTCCCCCCTGCAAAGATTTTCTGGgagttcagcagcagctcttaaCCTCAACCCCACTGTTAGGAGTATAGGAGCACTGAGGCTGtgcttagggttagggttggttGATTCATTTCCCAGCCCCAAATGCTGATCGGGGCACCACCAAACCCCGCTCACAATTGGGAACAACAAAGAGAAGAGCTCCAGTAGCACCTTCACGTTTTATTTCCAGCACAACAGCCCCAACGTCTCCACATCTCCCATTTCTGCTTTCCATGGGACAGTTTTGGGGGAAAATCAGCATTTCTGGGGGGTTTGTGTCCAGGTGGGATCACACCGTGGTGACCACGGGGTTCAAACCACCACCGAAATGCTGCAAAAATAGTCTTTGGAGGACAAAATTATCCCAAGTTTTAGAAGCACCACCTAAAACAAGCAAGACTTACCCTTCACGGAGGCAGTTCTTCGCAGCAGGAGCAAGAAGAgccaaaataaaccaaaaaaactCCCCGCCAGTCTTCATCCCAAGAGGAAAAACCCATTTACCACCAGAGCCAGGGCCCCAAACCAGCGTGGTGGTTTCCTTCTCGTTGAAGAGCTGGGTCGGCTCAGTGATGGGTTGGCTCAACGTTGGGTCGACTCAGTGATGGGTTGGCTCAACGTTGGGTCGACTCAGTGATGGGTTGGCTCAACGTTGGGTTGGCTTAACATTGGGTTGGCAAAGGTGTGATTGAAGCACAGCGGATGGTTTCAGAACTCCTCTGTTTCTTTGTCTGAAGACCCCCTGGGACGGCCCCCCCACCCGCCCACCCCTCTCACCACCTCACCCCCCACCTTCTATCCCAATAACCCGACCACTCCTTCCAGACCCCGACCCTCCAATGGGTCCCCACGGCCTCAGGAGCACAGTTTGATGTACGTCACGGTGGAGCAGACGGAAAAAAGAGGGAACACCTTCTCCCGGAAGGCGACGTTGAAGGTGAAGATGTGCTGCATGTTCTCGGCGTTGTAGAAGGACACCTCCTCCCCTTCGTAATCCAGGTACACCCTCACCTTGCTGAGTTTCTGGCCGAGGCACAGCGGGGTGCGTTGGGGCGAAGTGACGGCCCAATACCGCCCTCCGTTCTGCTGCACTGCCCAAATCCCTTCCTCGGGAGAGAACTGCGTCAGCCCTTTCCTCCTCACCGACTCCTTGGCCACCCCAAAGGCCCAACCGTCCGAGGCCCCGACCTCCACCTCCCAGTAGTGCCGCCCCGATTTGAAGCCGGTGGTGGCCAAAACCCGCGAGTTGGTGTCGAATCTCTTGGGGTTGTCgggcagctcctgcttcctgcagcccatCCTCACGCTCTTGAGGTCTGCCGAGAGGATGAGGAGGTGGTTGGCCGAGTCGGGGTCCAGGGTCAGGTCCTCTGTTGGCGACAGCAGTTGTAGAGATAGCAACTCAGTGGTtattaagaaacaacagcaggaggaggaaaaagtggGGGTGCGTTTTGGGGTTGTTGAACCCCATCCTAATCTCAATGCCTGAAGAGTCAATGGGGATGGGAACCCAATGGAGACGTCGGCTTGGAGATGCTTAGGGCCCATCTTGAACTTTTACATCTAAATTGGAGTAATTCCAATGCTACAGATGTGCTGTACACAAATAGAACCCATATAGATGAGAAACCTGGGGACAGATCCCCATTAAGGGCATTGGATGAGCACCTACAGCCTCACCACCTCGTTAAGGGTGAAGCCCCACTGGAACAACAACGTATTATGGTAAATAAGGACCCAGATCTGGTTCAGGATGTCCCAAAAGGGGACAATACCCAGGCATTGGGGCACCATGATCTTTAGGgtccttccaacctgagctgtCCTACAAAAGGGACACCCCAACTTTGGCTCCTTGGTGGTCTCACTGTCCCTCAGAAGCTCTGGGTGCTGACACCCCAATTCCCTCAGCAGGGAAATAAGGAGAGGAACACTCACACTGCCATGGAATGGGGCAGCAACAATGCAGAGCTGTtagcaaagagcacagtaaaGCCACACGCGAGTAATTAGTGATTACAGACACTAAGAGTTGACCTTAGATCaaggcttttcattttttcctccaaataaaAAGATGCGTTTTgattctttgctttgtttctggcCCACCTAGCATaaaaaaacacatcattttGTGCCTGATATCTGCTCGGGGTTTGACTTTTCCTTCCCAAATGACCCCACAATAAGTCCCCGTGGAAAGCCATGACCTAAAGGCACCTTCACACAGCAGATCACACCCAACACAGAGTTCACACATTGATGAGTTTGGATCCCAACATCTTTTccccttccaaaaaaaaaaaaatcatagggAACAGCGAGCGCGTTAATGACCTCAAATTGTGGTTGTAGTCAGCAAAGTCACCACGCCGGGATAAGACCCCACTGTGGCTTTGGGGACATCCAGGGTGGGACCTCAGGAGCAGAAATGCGTTGGGTTTTGTGCCAGAGCTCCTTTAGCTAAAGGCCTTTCTGCTCTACCAGCATCCAatggtttggggttggaaaGGGGCCGTGGAGCCCAAAAAATGATGTGGTTGACTGGAAGCTGATGGGCGTTGGGGAAGTGATGGCAACCACAGGGAAGCTCTTGGAAAAGATGGTGTAGGGCAGACAGAGGGGTGGGATTCGATGGCTGCTGTGGGGTTTTCCATCcctgcacatgcacacacaccaACATGCAGTGAGGGCCGCGTTGCTGATATTGTTGACCTTTCTCCTTCCACTTTGCATTGCTCAAATGGGTCTGGGAGGGTCTGGGGAGCACAGTGGGGCCTCTCTTTACCAGAGGTCTTTGGGGAGGTCCCAACCCCATGGAGTCTGCAAGCCCTGTGCTGAAAACCACCATCTTAAAACCAAAAATACACGCATGGCTTCGCATGGTGGCCAAGTAAACTGGAGGATGGGATCCCACAGTGGCAATGGGATCCATGGGATGGCTCTGAAATCTGCACATCCAGCAGAATTCAGGCAGATCGAGGCTGGAAATGGCACTGAtccctttttttgtgtgtgggggggggggggtgggagggataCAAAATCTGCTCTTTCTGTGCCACACTAAGGGTTGGTTAAGGGTAAGGAGGCAGAAAGGACCTCGCTCAGCTGTCAGATCCCCGGCGTCAGCTAGAAAAATCGGCCTTTGATTCTTGGACTGAGCAGGCTGGATCTGGAAATcattgaaaaagaagaaattaaacgtatatatttaatttagagtgcctttctttttttctttttttctttttctcctctcttccctctctttgGCTTTGCAAATTACAACCACAATTTAAAGTCTTTGCTTCGGGACCTGCTACGCCTTCACCATTTCTCCCTTTACCTTTTTCACCTCTTCCCAACTCGTCCCGCAggttttctgaaaagaagaggGCAGAGGTGAATGGAAACACCAcgaaaatgagggaaaaaagggggagaaaaaggggaaaaacaaaccccaaacgTTATGATATCGTCTGTTATTGGAGGATTTATTCAGTCCTTCCCTATTGtgctctgcagtgttttgttctCCTCATCACTCAGTGAGCTGTGAACCCTCAGTGCaatccctgcctgctgctccaaAGGTGTGATTTATGTTTAGGTTTTgcccttttcctcccttttccttcctccttcccttcctttctccctcctctccttttccttcctccctttttcttcctccttcccttcctttctccctcccctctttttccttcctctctccccctttttcctctccccttctccttcctccctttttcttcctccctcccttcctttcttcctcccctccttttcctccgttccctctttttcctctccccttttcctccctctctccctccctttctccctcccctcctcctccttcctccctcccctcccccctcccccattccTTTCCCCCATTCCCGATCCTCTCACACCATCTCGTGGCCGTTCCGCACAGCCGCGACGGAACGGCTTTAAAACGCCACCCCGAACCGCCGCGAACCTTCGGATCTCCGCATCACCCCGGATTCgtccccccccgcctcccccccgTTCGCTCCCATCCCCCGAACGGGGTCGGATCTCCTCCCCGCCGCGTGGGCTCAGCGCTGCCCACCTTTGAACCTCTTGAGGACTTTCTCCAGGACCACCGTCTTGAGGGAGAAGTTGCAGACGTGCATCTTCATGTCGGTGCAGACGGGCACGGGCTTCTGGCACTTCACCTCGTCGCTCCTGCGGGGAAAAACACGCggaaagcagggagaaaaatcGCCGCAATTCCCCCTCctttatatttattattcttatcACGattgcatttctattttctgctaATTTCTCTCGTTGTATCTGTGGGCGACGCGTGCCCCCCAGTTGTGTTGGAACTGCAGCGAATTTGGCTGTAGGAGTGGAGGACGGTTTCCGTCGTGGAAAAGACAGCGGTGcattcacctcctcctcccccattGCACAGCCCAGATCTGAAAGCCACGGGGCAGCCTGGGGGGAAATGCTCTGTTCTCCCCCAAAATGGATTCAGTGGAGGGTTTGCACCGTGCAGGCGGCTAGTCTGCAAAAATGGGCTGTTAAATGGGGCTATTTGGGGGGAAAAGcttgaaagaaagggagaagcagagcacCATACCTGCTGATGATGCTCATTACatcctgcaaaggaaaaagacagagagagtGAAATATCTGTGCAGTCTGGGTTATGTCCCTCATGGCTCAGTGCACTGAACTCAATGGGGGCACCCATCCCACGAGCAGTGCTTTTAGGGGCACCCATCCCACCCTATTTGACCATATTCATGATATTGGCTTGGGTAGAAAGGTGCCTTTGGTGGTCACCCACCCAACCCATTCCTTTTGGAGATCTCCCATCCAACACGTTTTTGGTGGTCATCCACCCAACCCAATTCCTTTTGGGGTCTCGCATTATGAAGACATCAGCCTAAGAACTGAAGGGACACCATTTTCCATGTCTTGTCCCCTAAAAGCTGGCATGAAAACTGCACATCAGTGTTTCTATGATATCTGGGCTCCCATGAAGGGTTTATCCAAGGATTCGCTGCATTCTGGGACAGATATCTCCACGGTGGAAATTACTCACCCTCAGAAAGGGTGAATAATTCATCATGGAGGAAATTTATGGATTAAAGAACCCTCACTAATGAGTCGCCTCATGGAGAAAACTATTGGAGGTGAAATCCACACTCAGCCCTACCGGTTGCCCTTTAAAATAAGGGATCTTTAAGGGGCAAAAACTGCAATGAGCAAACCAGAACAAATTCAAAGCCAACCAAAAGGCAAAAACACCCCCCAGGGAATGGGAGAAAGGCTGGCTAAGGATTAGAGAGAACAGTTAAGCTAATCACCTATCATTACACCATCACTTTCATGTGTGTTTGTGGGCGCTGAGCAAAGACCTCATGGAATCACCCCAAAGCCGAAGGTTGGGGCCATGGCTTTGCTTAAGCTCtacaaatatttacagtgcTCTCAATGGGGGTCAGAAGAGTAGAGCCTGAAAATCTGGTTTGGgttcaaacaaaaagaaacgtatagcacagagcagagctgtgcgtgcagcagtTTGCTCTCATCACAGCTGTGACCAATTATAAGGTCACCCGTTGGCTTTTTGCCTTGCAGAATGGGATCGGGTCTGCCAGGTTCTGGGGTGGGCTGTTGGGGTCTGTattcccagccccactgctgttGCAGAGGAGGGTTTGGGCAGCGCTGGAGGGACTCCAGCTCTGTTCGTTGCAATGCAATCAATACCCGAACTCCATCTGCTCCCTCCCTCATACTTTCCAGCTTGGTAAGAGCTCCTTCTGACTTGAAaacccagctctgctttcagctccCAGCCAAGGCTCTGCTGCAATAGTTGGCGTGGGGCCGTGTCCTGCTGGGCTCCACGTGCCTCCATGCCCAGCTCTcgccagccctgctctgccagAGGAGTGGGTTTCTcattaaaagtgaaaataatagCAGTAGTAATAACAAAAGGACAGTTTTCTTCCAAGGATATCAGCAGCATCCAAGGACACGTCAAGCAAAAGGAGATGGAAATGTCAAGATGCAAAGCTGGAGGTTCGTTTCATTGCTAAATATGACTCAGTGGTCCAAAGATTCTTCAACCCAAAGATTCTCTGATCCAAAGATTCCACATTTTTTGGTTCTTTGATTCAAAGATTCTGTGTTCCAATGATCCAACGGTTCTACAAATCAATGGTTCTATGGTCCAGTGGTTCTACAgatcaatggttctatggtCCAATGGTCCAGTGGTTCTACAAATCAATGGTTCTGTGGTCCAGTGGTTCTACAAATCAATGGTTCTACGACCCAATGACCCAACAATCCAACAATTCAATGATTCTACAGTGCAACGATCCCATGGCCCTACGATCAGAGACCCAACCACCTCACCTTGAGGAACTCCAGCACGGGCTGCTGgattttctcctccagctccgCGATGAGCTTGTTGAGCAGCGTGATCTCCTTGGAGAGGTCGGTGATGTTCTCGTTCTGCCTCTTGGCGATGCTCTTCTCCATCTTGTCCAGCTGTCCCAGCAGGATGTGCTCCTGGTCGTGCAGGAACTGCCGGAGCCCCTCGAACTCCACGAGCAGCTTCTGACGCTCGGTCTCAATGGTTTTCTGGGagtgaaacacacacacacaaaaagtgGGTTGGTTTTATTCTGACGTGGTTTCGCATTGCTATGAGCGTGATGTTGATGGAGAGTCAATCAGCACTCAGGGGATGCATCCTTTGGAAGCACAGGGGAGGCTGCACACATTGTGGTTGCTTCGTTCTACGTTGGCCATCAGCACAGCTCCAACTGACCCTCAAGAAGTGCTATGAAGCCATCATGGTGTGAAAGCACAGCAGATAGGGGTGAGAACACAACCTCATGGCAATGGTAGAGTAGAAGCACGGGCTGGGGGTGGCCTGATGGTGTTTGTCCCATGGGGGCGGCACAGCCCAGCCCCTCCAGCATCCCAACACAGACCCACCACCCTggagcactgcactgcactcaCCAGAAGCTCCTGGGTTTTCTTATCATCGTTCACTTTAaattccagcagctcctgcctctcCTTTTTCAGGAAATCCAAGCGGCCCTGGATTTTCTCCTGGGAAAGCCAAGGAAGGAGATATTTGTCGCTGatgatgtttttcctttccccttttccttcccttcctattttatttcactgctttgttACTCCACGTGGGCACAGTTTGTCCTTCCAGCCCCACAAGGACAAGCAGGATCTCAAGCATCCCTTCTCACTGGATGACTTTGCTGACTCAGCTCTGCCCACGCACACCCACTCTTGCAACCCTCCGAGCTCACAGCAAACACAAAGAGACCTCTGAAGGGAGTCGCAGGAAACCATGAGGGGGGAACGTGAACTGCTCTTGCCAGCTGCCACCGCCTTGCTAACCTTTGCTCCTGACACAAGCTGAGCCTTGGCTGTAGGCAGTGCCCTAGAATAGCTGTGGGTGTTCGCTCTGACAGCTGTCACCCCACAGGTGGGCACTCATTGGGTGCAGAGGGCAATAAATCTGTTTTGCAGCCTCTTGGCTGCTCTGGATTTCCATCCTTTCTGAAGGGAAGATGGTCCTCCAGCCCTTCTGTAGAGCTCATGGTCTCTGCATAGCTCACGGTCCTCCAGCCCAAAGCTGATATCATTGTCTGGGTTTGTGCACAACTGGAAGGGAAGGGGACTTTCCCTTTTTTTGAGGAGGAAATCTAGAGAGAAAGCAGCAACGAAAATCCCTGCAAGAATTGGCACTTCCCATTGCAAAAAACTGGCACTTCCCACCACCGAACCAAGCGACACCACGGGGACACGAGAGGGGACAACGGATACTGAAACAGAGGTGGAAAAGACAGACGGACATCGGATGGGCTGCGCTCCAGgcggacagacagacagacaggcaggCACCTTGTACTCCTCGGACGCCTCATCCACGGGGACCACGGCGTGAGGTCGGTGCTCGCGGGAGCGGTCGCACACCACGCAGATGCTCCTCCTGTCGTCCTTGCAGTAGAGCTTGAGGGCTTCGCGGTGCTTCACGCAGAGCCCGTCCTCCTCCGCCCCCTTGGCCCCACGCAGGGCGAACTGGCTGATGATTTCGGACATGTTGGCCAACTGGCGGTTGGGTCGGAGGCTCTTCTGCTGGAAGACCTCCCTGCACTGCGGGCAGGGGAAGTCCATCTCCAAGTCCTTCCAGCTCTTGACGATGCACGCCCGGCAGAAGTTGTGCCCGCACTCGATGGACACGGGATCCTTGAAGAACTCCAAGCAGACGGAACAAGTGGCCTCGTCCTGCAGGTTTCCGGGCAGGAAGACAGCAGCCATGGCTTCTCTCCTGCGGGCAAGGACTGATTTCACCGGGGCTGGAGGCAGAGCATGAATGCTTGGCACGCGGCCCCATGGGCGTTCCCGTTCCAGGAACGATCCCACTGCAGTGTCCGGTTTCCTTAAGCTGGTAATGAAGACCTCAGCTTTAGGGCACAGAGCACGgctggaggagaaagggagCGAGGAGACGTCCCTGCTCTTTGCTCCTCCGAAAGCGGCTCGGGTCTCAGCTCCCCACCTGCATTAATGGCTGCTGTTATTAAGGAAACCATTCGGGGCACAGAGACCGAACGCCAGGGCTGCAAAGTGCggggtgggagcagagcagctcgtgtggagcagctgctccaggaaCACCCGAGCTCCTGGTAGAGACCCATCGCTCCCCCAGTGCTTAAAATGGCTTTGGTGGAGCTCCAGGGCCGTAAAAAGCAACGGGGGAAAGGGGAGACGTGTGGCATAAAATGGAGACCTGGCTGAGCATTTCCCAAACCCATAAATATCGGGCTCTaaataggggggggggggggtcctggaaaaagaagaaaacccacTTTTTTTGTTCCCAAAGGGGAATATTTGCCTTCCAAGCGGGGATATTTAACACAGGAGGAACTCCCAGGGTGCGGATGTTGCTGGATGGGGTCAGTGCTGCGGTTTTCTCTCATTACAGAGAAGGGAAGTAAAAGTCATCGGTAATGTGAGCCCAAATAACGAGACGAGGGCTatcagcagagagcagcaggcacTTCTGGAGGGTGATTCATCGCCTCCTAATGAGGGAATGAAAATGGCACTGGGTGACACGCAGGTCAGGAGAGCCCATTTGCGTTCATTGCTGCTCCGTGTTGGTTTGAACCCAGTCCTGGGTTTGCTGGGGCTGTGGCAATGGAATCCCCTCCCCCTAAATATCTCCATCCTACACCCGACACTGCTTTGAGCCCGGGAATAACACAGAACAAATGACTCAGAGCGTATTACACACATATACCCACACACAGCCCTATAGATGCACCATACATCCCTTCATGCTGTCAGCCCCCAAGGGAAGGTGATTTCCACCCCTCTGCGTATGCATCTTCCTACACTTCCCCTATGTGCTGCTATATCCTCACGCACACACGGGCTGGGAATTGCTCTCCCCGTTGGCTTTCATTGAGCTGCAAACAGACAGGAGTTGCTTCCTCTATAGGAGCCCATagaaggcggggggggggggggctgagagTTGGGGATGTGGAATAGGACAGGAGCGAGACGTGTGGATGGGGGACACTGGGGAGAGCAAAGCGGGGATGGGAGCAGcggacagacggacagacagacagacagacagacgcATCCCACCGCCCACATCTCGGCGTACCTCGGAGCAGAGGTGTAGGATAGGGGCGTCCTCCCGTACCGCCCGGCCCTTTGCATTGAGGACGGCGCTGTCGGGGTCGCAGCACCCACACGTGCAGTGGGGCAAAGCGTGGGCCAGGGGCGGCCGCTCCGCTTCGCTGCAGCGAAGGGATCCAGCTCAGACCCTGAGCACCACCGGCACCGCAGCGCTGCTCAGCTCCGGCTCCATTTGtgtccccccccttcccccctccccaccaccccgTCTCACTTACCagtccttcccctcccccatcGCAGCTATCCCGGGCACCCACcgctctcctgctctgctctcctcctctgtGCCAAAGGAGTTTTTCCCAGCCCCGGAGCCAGGATCCTGTTTCCAGCACCTCCCTCCACCTGTCTCCCAACCCAAGCCCTCTCCAAAGGGGCTCTGCATCCTTTAACCCCCTCCCACATCCCCAAATCCAAGGGATTGAGAAGGACTGAGGCTCCCCACCTCTTCCTCCACCGTGGATCTCAGTGTTCTCATCGCCACGCCAGCGTCCCCTGTAGGACCCCTCTCACCTCCACGGTCCTCTTCTTTGGGACAAGGAGGACTTTGGGCATCCCAAAAAGCACATATG
The DNA window shown above is from Gallus gallus isolate bGalGal1 chromosome 16, bGalGal1.mat.broiler.GRCg7b, whole genome shotgun sequence and carries:
- the TRIM7.1 gene encoding tripartite motif-containing protein 7 isoform X2, with amino-acid sequence MGEGKDWREAMAAVFLPGNLQDEATCSVCLEFFKDPVSIECGHNFCRACIVKSWKDLEMDFPCPQCREVFQQKSLRPNRQLANMSEIISQFALRGAKGAEEDGLCVKHREALKLYCKDDRRSICVVCDRSREHRPHAVVPVDEASEEYKEKIQGRLDFLKKERQELLEFKVNDDKKTQELLKTIETERQKLLVEFEGLRQFLHDQEHILLGQLDKMEKSIAKRQNENITDLSKEITLLNKLIAELEEKIQQPVLEFLKDVMSIISRSDEVKCQKPVPVCTDMKMHVCNFSLKTVVLEKVLKRFKENLRDELGRGEKEDLTLDPDSANHLLILSADLKSVRMGCRKQELPDNPKRFDTNSRVLATTGFKSGRHYWEVEVGASDGWAFGVAKESVRRKGLTQFSPEEGIWAVQQNGGRYWAVTSPQRTPLCLGQKLSKVRVYLDYEGEEVSFYNAENMQHIFTFNVAFREKVFPLFSVCSTVTYIKLCS
- the TRIM7.1 gene encoding tripartite motif-containing protein 7 isoform X1, translated to MGEGKDWWGAETRAAFGGAKSRDVSSLPFSSSRALCPKAEVFITSLRKPDTAVGSFLERERPWGRVPSIHALPPAPVKSVLARRREAMAAVFLPGNLQDEATCSVCLEFFKDPVSIECGHNFCRACIVKSWKDLEMDFPCPQCREVFQQKSLRPNRQLANMSEIISQFALRGAKGAEEDGLCVKHREALKLYCKDDRRSICVVCDRSREHRPHAVVPVDEASEEYKEKIQGRLDFLKKERQELLEFKVNDDKKTQELLKTIETERQKLLVEFEGLRQFLHDQEHILLGQLDKMEKSIAKRQNENITDLSKEITLLNKLIAELEEKIQQPVLEFLKDVMSIISRSDEVKCQKPVPVCTDMKMHVCNFSLKTVVLEKVLKRFKENLRDELGRGEKEDLTLDPDSANHLLILSADLKSVRMGCRKQELPDNPKRFDTNSRVLATTGFKSGRHYWEVEVGASDGWAFGVAKESVRRKGLTQFSPEEGIWAVQQNGGRYWAVTSPQRTPLCLGQKLSKVRVYLDYEGEEVSFYNAENMQHIFTFNVAFREKVFPLFSVCSTVTYIKLCS
- the TRIM7.1 gene encoding tripartite motif-containing protein 7, with the protein product MQRAGRYGRTPLSYTSAPRWGAETRAAFGGAKSRDVSSLPFSSSRALCPKAEVFITSLRKPDTAVGSFLERERPWGRVPSIHALPPAPVKSVLARRREAMAAVFLPGNLQDEATCSVCLEFFKDPVSIECGHNFCRACIVKSWKDLEMDFPCPQCREVFQQKSLRPNRQLANMSEIISQFALRGAKGAEEDGLCVKHREALKLYCKDDRRSICVVCDRSREHRPHAVVPVDEASEEYKEKIQGRLDFLKKERQELLEFKVNDDKKTQELLKTIETERQKLLVEFEGLRQFLHDQEHILLGQLDKMEKSIAKRQNENITDLSKEITLLNKLIAELEEKIQQPVLEFLKDVMSIISRSDEVKCQKPVPVCTDMKMHVCNFSLKTVVLEKVLKRFKENLRDELGRGEKEDLTLDPDSANHLLILSADLKSVRMGCRKQELPDNPKRFDTNSRVLATTGFKSGRHYWEVEVGASDGWAFGVAKESVRRKGLTQFSPEEGIWAVQQNGGRYWAVTSPQRTPLCLGQKLSKVRVYLDYEGEEVSFYNAENMQHIFTFNVAFREKVFPLFSVCSTVTYIKLCS